One region of Cherax quadricarinatus isolate ZL_2023a chromosome 93, ASM3850222v1, whole genome shotgun sequence genomic DNA includes:
- the LOC128703416 gene encoding uncharacterized protein yields MVTSKTLKPPHTTVLLLLLLLQCTSQGSVARQTQLEGQLVDSPLLDLRIGIGHKTCCNRTNELPELQKAFSLYDKVIQNIETTSRLVTQACLHPKTKNRWQDIYNKTFKIANLLEELQNYLPEVVVGLKLNYKTCPSVETRLVRLDVTYGDRTRSSVGPGLYLDVETQTTTVRGCSQTNHFRNIMPAIKGYNGTHGEFCVVLNSTASTTFPVSTLISTTKHKTSTTASYLTTTGMPEHRKTTKVKPDTHNGTTTVRPENRKTTSMSKSKPPRKTTSMSKSKPPRKTTSMSKSKPPRKTTSMSKSKPPRKTTSMSKSKPPRKTTSMSKSKPPRKTTSMSKSKPPRKTTSMSKSKPPRKTTSMSKSKPPRKTTSMSKSTPPRKTTSMSKSTPPRKTTSMSKSTPPRKTTSMSKSTPPRKTTSMSKSKPPRKTTSMSKSTPPRKTTSMSKSTPPRKTTSMSKSTPPRKTTSMSNQHHLEKLHQCLINTT; encoded by the exons ATGGTCACCAGCAAGACTCTCAagcccccacacaccacagtactactgctgctgctgctgctacag tgtacttcACAGGGTAGTGTAGCTAGACAGACACAGTTGGAGGGTCAGCTGGTAGACTCACCACTTCTGG ATCTGAGGATTGGTATTGGTCACAAGACCTGCTGCAACAGGACCAATGAACTGCCAGAACTGCAAAAAGCATTCTCCTTATATGACAAAGTGATCCAGAATATAGAAACCACATCAAGGTTGGTCACTCAGGCTTGTTTACACCCCAAGACCAAGAACCGCTGGCAAGACATATACAACAAGACTTTTAAAATTGCTAACCTGCTTGAGGAGTTGCAGAATTATTTGCCAGAAGTCGTAGTTGGATTGAAACTCAATTACAAAACCTGTCCTTCAGTGGAAACTCGTTTAGTGAGGTTAGATGTTACCTACGGCGACCGCACTAGAAGTTCAGTTGGCCCAGGACTGTACTTAGATGTTGAAACACAAACGACCACAGTGAGAGGATGTTCACAGACCAACCACTTCAGGAATATTATGCCTGCCATTAAAGGCTATAATGGAACACATGGAGAATTTTGTGTGGTCCTTAACTCCACTGCCTCGACAACATTCCCAGTCTCAACACTGATATCAACAACAAAACATAAAACATCAACCACAGCTTCATATTTAACAACTACAGGAATGCCAGAACACAGAAAAACAACTAAAGTAAAACCAGACACACACAATGGAACAACTACAGTCAGACCAGAAAATAGAAAAACTACATCAATGTCTAAGTCAAAACCACCTAGAAAAACTACATCAATGTCTAAGTCAAAACCACCTAGAAAAACTACATCAATGTCTAAGTCAAAACCACCTAGAAAAACTACATCAATGTCTAAGTCAAAACCACCTAGAAAAACTACATCAATGTCTAAGTCAAAACCACCTAGAAAAACTACATCAATGTCTAAGTCAAAACCACCTAGAAAAACTACATCAATGTCTAAGTCAAAACCACCTAGAAAAACTACATCAATGTCTAAGTCAAAACCACCTAGAAAAACTACATCAATGTCTAAGTCAAAACCACCTAGAAAAACTACATCAATGTCTAAGTCAACACCACCTAGAAAAACTACATCAATGTCTAAGTCAACACCACCTAGAAAAACTACATCAATGTCTAAGTCAACACCACCTAGAAAAACTACATCAATGTCTAAGTCAACACCACCTAGAAAAACTACATCAATGTCTAAGTCAAAACCACCTAGAAAAACTACATCAATGTCTAAGTCAACACCACCTAGAAAAACTACATCAATGTCTAAGTCAACACCACCTAGAAAAACTACATCAATGTCTAAGTCAACACCACCTAGAAAAACTACATCAATGTCTAA TCAACACCACCTAGAAAAACTACATCAATGTCTAA TCAACACCACCTAG